In the Plasmodium gaboni strain SY75 chromosome 13, whole genome shotgun sequence genome, tatatatacacacacatatatatatatattttactaGATTCGTCATATATTATTGCATCTTCTACACACTCTATATCAGAGATATCAAatacatatgtatttttattttctttatttttttttttattttttaattttttttttttttcttttttattataaacaaTCTTATCCTTTGATTCTTCATCAGAATCAATTTTAATAGAACTTAATTGTCTTATAACCTCTAATGTATCTAAATCTTCTTCTGACATTTCAGCATCCGTCATATTAATCATTACTTCATTTGTTGACGATATGTCATTAGATGCATTGATTTCATCCAGAATATTTTGGATTCTATCATTTTCTACATTTTCTACGTTTTCctcattataattatttatacattcTATAATAGATTTTTGTCTTCTTTTTTTCCCACTTTTTTCTAAGTACTCAGTCTCTACAGAtgttaatttatttatctCACCCTCCataagtaaaaaaaaaaataataaataaatataaataaataaatatatatatatatatatatattattatatttcaatgcatattataaaatggggatgatttttcaaattttataatttattaattcaaaaaaatattatatatatgtataatatatatttatcttattttttatgtactctaaattttaaattatcattatggagaaaaaaaaaaaaaaaaatcaaatgtctacattttttttttttttttattcattttaaCGTATTgcattaatatataaataataataatttgaatttctcgaaatattattttattttatattattgttatatttcTTGTCAAGACTAATAATATGtcaattaaaaaaaattattatgttaATAATTAATGTTTATTTCACGGTCCATATCATACTCTCtctctatatatatttaatatatatatatatatatatatatatacatatatatatattttattttgttcccaacatattaatttttattattttcatgAGACCATCTAACTAAAcaaatttaatatattttttataatatataatgtgtgtataatattacaattgacatattatattatgtaaataaatatatatatatatatatatatatatatatatatatatatatatatatatacaaattatattaattttatgtattatatatatatatatttttttttttttttttctcctttattttgatggaagattattatatcaaaatatattatatatgtcaCCCATAAACCTCTTTTTTCAGTTTTCCATTTTGTTTATGGATTTCAGAAGAATCCCATTAAAATGATGTCATTGAAAAAGTAccctttttattatattaaaaaaaagaatgtcatgtccttttctttttttgcactttgtaatataaagataaatGATAAGGCTTATCaaaatgtttataatttgatgttctattataataatataagatataatacaaatattaatttaactcaaaagaaaaataatatatttgaagAAGAACTAACAAAAGTATTTAAAGAATATCCAATTcttaaaagaaataatatatcagattatgaagaaatattaataaaagaagatGATATAAACAACAAGTATAAAATTGGAGATATCATTTGTATAGATGATCATACATTTGGTGTAGTTTTACAAAttaatcaaaataatacaatCATAGGTAAaatttatcaaaaaaatataaaaaataaatataacaacaataatattattaatattaatataaatgaaaaaagaaatgtATACTCTccatatgaatatttaaaatatctattctcaaaacataataataaattaaatatatttcatcATAATTACAAAGAAATTTATCATAAAAGATCAATTAAAAAACAACTACACAgtaatattttcttaatcgatattttcaataaaataaaatacgGACAAAAAATCTGTGTAATCACAGAAAAAGATACAGCAAAAAATGTTTTGCTACTTTCTTTAATTTATGAAAATCTATTAATCAACACAATTTGTAAAAATGAAAACCTTTTCATTATTTGCTcaaatatacataaatcTGAATTAAAGCTCttttttcaaaaattaCATGAATTGTTCAGGCAAATGTTGAACAAGTCAggtaaaaataataataataataataataaaagaatggacaatataaataatatagatataaaaatgaataatatgtataaaaataatgatatatatgaaaCCAATATTGTTGACAAATTATATTcagaaaattatatttacgaagatgatataaaaataccGAATGATATTTTGTGGATAAATTCTACAACACACTATGACACACAATATTCTTGTTACCTTGCCCCTATATTAACAACATATAATTtgaatgaatataaaaaaaagtataaaaatataataatggTATTTTATAATGTAACCAGATATAATGAAATCGTTACCGACTTgcaaaattatatgaatatatttatgaaaaattattataataataaaaaaaagcaagaaatagaaaataaaataaaaaatatatggaaaGATGagttttttattacatCCTTACCTTTGTCGGCACATAGTAttatttcaaaatatttatcaCATGCAATGTATCCACATTATTTggaaaaagaagaagaagcaggaatagaattaaaaaaaaataaatatatatatgatagtacatcatataaaaacaataaaattgatataaatgataaaaatgatatattatacacATTAGATagttataaatattatgattacataaatttaaatatctctaatttacaaataaataatatatcaaatagTGTTActtcattttgttttattgATAAAACACAACATGAATTAACTCGAATTAATGATTATGCATTATCTTTATgtgataattatatttcactgatagataataaatataacataaatCCTGAAATGGatataaattcttttttacataataaaattattgaGAATAATCAAATATGGTATATTGTCAAAAAAGATATTcaacatatttttaataaaagagatgaatatattaaattaattgaaaataaaggtaaaatgaatatatatatagatcattgggaagaagaaaattttgtgcattataataatatatattatattattgtatataaaaatttcaATATATTCAATTTAAATTCTTTTCAACTACTTGTCTTATTAAGgtcattaatatattccAATTTTACCAACACAAATATTTCAAAAGACcatattcattttttttatcaacaattttttcattattattatcaaaatttcaaatatttttctatattacatgatgaatattataaaaatttaaacaAATTTAAACAAACCCAAGGAGCACAagaatttattaataaGGTTGACACTgttatgaaatatataaagcccaattttaaaaaccaaaaaaattttatttaaatcattttatgaataatattaatatttatgatcaaaaaaagggaaaacaaaatatattttttatttttgtaattatttaaagttttttttttttttttttatgacttgttcataatttttttttcatacaaaatgttatgataaaaaatatattttttaaattcacaaaaaaaaaaaaaaataaataaataaatgaataaaaacatacgtaattttatgtacatatataaattaaaatgttGCAAAAATATAGCGGTAAAATTACactttattttattttttattcatcTCATGAATAATCATTATAATCATTGTCATATGAATCTATGTCACTATCCATGTCATTATCCATGTCATTATCCATGTCATTATCAATGTCACTATCAATGTCACTATCAATGTCACTATCAATGTCACTATCAATGTCACTATCAATGTCACTATCAATGTCATTATCcatatcatcatcatcatattCGTCATTATCCTCGGCCTCCTGGTCGTCTTGCTCATCTTCCtcatttataatattatttagaTCATTCTGATCCTGATCcaaattattaatatttttcattacATTAACATTTTTGTCCTTGGATGTTTTGTTAACATTTCTTAATTTGTCTAAGTCATCAAATTCGATATCtttaaattcattttttatattttctttatcataTGTATTATCTACTTGatcatatatatcttcGTCATCAATTTGTTTCATATCTTTTTCTAAATTGGAGTTTTCATTTATAGCTTTACGattttgttcatttatgtttttattatcactatCAATATCACTTTGACTTTCAGTTGGACTACCACTTTGACTTTCACTTGGACTTATTGCAgcttttaaaataatattatcttttaattcatcctgtgtattttttaaaacaattttatcaatattatttattacaaagtttaatatttttttattattagCATTAATAATTACATGAAATACACTTGGCGATCCTAGTAATATTCCTTCGACTGGTTGAAGAATATtatctttaaaaaaaacaacaaCTTCTTTAcctatattattattccAGTCTCTTCTACATATtaagatatttttttttggcAAAGAAGATACAACTAATTCAAAGAATGGCAAAATAACTATTTCATCTTCAATTTCTAGTTCTTTTAATCTCTCAgcaattttttttactaGTTGTTTTAAATCGAAGAGtgtaattttataatttcttcCTTCTTCCACTGTAACGAAGATATCTATTTTACCTGCATACCATGTAACATCATATAGATCTAAATTAGATGGTCTTCTTAATTCTTTAAATGGAAAATCATACATTATTACATCTCTTATAACATCTTCTGTTCTTTTCCTCCATAAACAATTTAAAGGATCATCCCActcatataatatttcattgATTGGAGATTTAGATCttgtatataaaacattatCTTCTAATAATCGAAAATTtgtgtatttattttgtgactctatattattattattattattatattcttgTGGAAATTTTTGATTCATGTgatcatttattttatctgtcatgatattatttaacggtttatgatttatattatttcttatatcATCCATAATATCATTTGATGATGGATTATTTccatataattttgttaaTTCATTTAAACGACCAACTTTAACATTAGGAATTGTAATATCACTTATATTGTTCATTTTGTCGTTTATATGATCATTTGTCCATGAGGTTAAATTCtctttattatcatatacCTCTCTCATATTCATAAACAATTGACTACCTGCACTATTTTTGCGTATATTATTGATTTCTTcatctttttctttttgatatttttcataatgttcataatataatttttttacatatggaggaaataaatttatttcatcTTTATTTAAAGTCCATTTGGAACGTGAAacattttttctttcatcccattttataatttcttcttttgcttctttaatattttttatttctttcttATAGTATAATTTTCTAACATCATTTGTCgtgatttttttttcattatgTAACAGacaaaataaatcattattCGTAAGTACATCATTATTACCACTACTATAAttactattactattattattattattaatctccgttttatttatacaatttttattactttcTTCTTTATCTTCCATTTGATCCTTTTGCATTGTAGTAGCACTATCGTGCAATGTCTCTGAATCATCTATGTTCATATCGTTCTTCTTTATTCCTTTCATTTCTTCAttcattaatttttctttatattcataataacCTGTTTTATCATAggttatattatattccATTTCCATATCTGTTTTATCatattctatattattttcatgTTCTATTAATTCTTGTGTAGATGGCCATGGACCTATACCATTAAATGCAGCATCGTATTCGGTAAGATCATCTTCtaaatcatttttatcaaaacAATTTAACGTAGCACAATCATCGGgatcattttttattttatcatttaaaaaataaagtgAGTATCTTGGATTGTTTACATCcacattttttattaaagcaggatgtatatatttctcATATTCCACATCTTCAATATAATCCTCTATTGTTGGTTCAGGCAACTCTTGGCTCTCtttcatattttcttcattccattttttatattcctCGAAGGACATTTTCTTTAGACCATGTGTTAATTGGGCAACATTTTTGTCCTTCTCTTGTTTATCGTTCACATTATCGTTATCATTAccattatattttttggtATACAGATTATCAGGTACAGATATATATGGATATctaaaaagaaataaatatataaatatatatatataaataaatatatatatatatatatatataagtagGCACAcatatgtttatatatatatatatattatatcatttttacATTGGTTCTTCAggaatattatatttaatatattcttctGGTATTGTATTTTCAAACGTTTTAGCTATATCAGATGCATGTAattcttttcttctttGCTTCCTCTTTATCTCATACAAATCATTTTTGATAAAATTCCAAGGTGATCtttcttttgttttaatGTTAAAAGGAATTAAGCtataaaaatgaatgaaggtaaaaatataaacacaAAAGTGTGTAcatacaaaaatatatatatatatatataagtataagtatatttatatttatattttctttatttatacatatatttttatacctataattatatgttaCTGTTTTCCCACTATAATATTTTgagacaaaaaaaataatatataaaaaaaaaatcaacaatacattcttatattttttctcttttgaataattaaaaaacatcctaatatttttcaaattccaaaataaagaaaataaataaaaaaaaattataatatacagTCACAGCACTTCTCTcaatttaattattttttacaaacTGGTATATATACCCATAACATATTCctctttattatttcaaatattttatgtttcAAACTCTAAATAGTTGTATATCCCTTAACcaacaacaaaaaaaaaaagctATATTCaaacagaaaaaaatttttttttttccttttttttttttcaatacTTAATGGTAACAATTCAAAAATGCTTTcacatatttataatattattctcacaaaaaaaatttttttatatatttagcATTTCGAAATTTTattagaatatatataaaaaaagttatatataattattatacccccgtacatatatatatatatatatatatatatatatatatatcataaattataacagattttattttctaatgCCAATTTAAACATTTAAagttaatattttaatttaaatttcatttaaaaaagaatacacaaaatttatatttttttatttttttcaaataagaataatataaaaaatgtgtACAGAAATTAAGAATAACCgaataaaaattattagtacttataaaaattatattgtttctaattattagaaaaaatagattaatcatagaaaaaaaaaaaaaaaaaaaaaaaaaaaaaaaaaaaaaaaaaaaaaaaaaaaaaaaaaaaaaaaaaaaaaaaaaaaaaaaaaaataaaaaataaaaattaaaaaataaatNNNNNNNNNNNNNNNNNNNNNNNNNNNNNNNNNNNNNNNNNNNNNNNNNNNNNNNNNNNNNNNNNNNNNNNNNNNNNNNNNNNNNNNNNNNNNNNNNNNNNNNNNNNNNNNNNNNNNNNNNNNNNNNNNNNNNNNNNNNNNNNNNNNNNNNNNNNNNNNNNNNNNNNNNNNNNNNNNNNNNNNNNNNNNNNNNNNNNNNNNNNNNNNNNNNNNNNNNNNNNNNNNNNNNNNNNNNNNNNNNNNNNNNNNNNNNNNNNNNNNNNNNNNNNNNNNNNNNNNNNNNNNNNNNNNNNNNNNNNNAAAAAAccccaaaaaaaaattattagtacttaaaaaaattatattttttctaattattaaaaaaaaaaaattaatcataaaaaaaaaaaaaaaaaaaaaaaaaaaaaaaaaaaaaaaagccTTATCATACCAATTTTACACCTTTCACCCTTACTTCATTTTTAAAGCTTCAATGTTATTGAAAATTATACTTCACTTGAAAAAAAATCAGAAAAAAGTCATGCGCCACTCCTATTAAAATTTAAGACCTTTTCATACTATAGAATGATAATTgtaaattttatatgacCTTTTAGcattacatatatatatatatatatatgtatatattttataaaataaaccttttttcaaatattctcaaattgttaatattataaacaagctaacattttataaatttttcatttagcaaaatatacatttaaaaaaagaaaataaagtAACACTTCTTTTTCATGTAACAAAATAAACacacacaaaaaaaaaaaaaaaataaaaaggaaaagaaaaaggaaaagaaaaagaaaaagaaaaacatttttttttttttcaggcaaaaaatataaatttatatatataaatatatattttgttcaggtaaaaaaaaataatatatattacttgTTCAGGcgaaaaatataaatatacatatataaacatGTATTTTGTTCaggaaaaataaaaaaatattaacatttataaattttcatttcaggaaaaaaaaaaaaaaaaaatacacacatacacataatatatatatatatatatatatttatatatatttatttatttatatatttatatattcatatgtaAATCCATTTAAAAGTGAGTTCTATCCAACTTGACCAAATATTCTATATCTGCTGGATTCCTACTTAACCATCTTTTTGGTACTTGTGTAGGTAAAAACCAATCTACTTCgtcaatattttttgtaatgGACGATTTCAAAATTAGTTTTAAAAATTCATGTCTCATTTCTTCAAAACTTTCATATActtcatttcttttttcaaGCATGTAACCACATGCCTTATTATGgtttaataatttatataaccTCAAATACTTAGCAGAACTTCCATATTTGAATGTAGCTGTATAGATAACTTTGAATATGGTTAAAATATGATCTCTGAATTTGGAAGAATTACTTGGTTcaacaaaaattatataagaattatttttagCCTTTTTACAATTTTGCAAGGAATCTGCTAAACTATTAAACATATCAACAACTGTTGGTGAAATTTGCAAATCTTCTTCCCAATCACAGCTATTTCCAATATCATCCATTCTGCATGTTATATAATCTAATGTACTTTTTgcaaaaatatatttgaaagTATATAATTCAATAAAATCTGTTTTAGTATTCACTGGAGAAATATTTGATTCAGCAACTACAccatttaaataattatctttataatatttcatgCTTAGTATCTTAATAAATTCTACTTTTCTCATAAGATATAgattttttaatttatcaCATTTAAGAGCTTCTTTACTAGCTTCTCCACTAAATTCTATACCAACATACCTACCAACTGTTCCCCATTTTTCAAACATTTGAACAGCCAAAGGATGATTTCCATGTCCGATTTCCATGATAGTATCATTTTCACTAATTGGTGAGaaaaattctttatttttaattttaattttttttatttttgatCTTAACATTTCTGTGATTATATCAACAGCTAGTTCTGTTGTAATACCAGTAAATGGTCTAGTTTTGTCAATACTTTGTGTGTAAAATTCATCCCAACATTTTTCCTCTTCTTCAGGAATAAAATCACAATGAGCTACTgaattatcatcattatttaatatatcgCTATTGGAACaactatttttatatgtatcaCTATTTGAAGCCATTTGTTCTTGTTTTATTTGttctatattttcattaagcattttattaattttacTCTTAATTAAACGTTCACTTCTTTTTAAAGGACTACACAAATAGGACACATATTCATCCTTAATATTTTCTGGTAATTCATTCATATTGGATTCGTTCATAAGCCATTTATCTTTAGTAATACTTTCatatatttccttttcAATTAAATACTCATTTTTACTTTTCACAGGTGTACGTATATTAACTAATTCATCACATAagtcttttttttttctgcTATTACTACTTCTAGATTTCACATTGGATGATTCTTTTTTAGTAATATTACGTCTTTTACATCTTTTTGGTGTAGTGTATAAAGATATCttatcttctttttctttatcaCTATAAATATCGGATTTATCATAATTACATGGAGTATATACTCTCTTTTTTGTACTATATGAAgttttcatataattattattttccttAAAATTGTCTTCTTCAGTTCTGTGAGgtgttttattataaaaagcCATATCATCACTACTATCTGTTTTATTGGAAAAACTATGTGtcaaattatttaattcaCATGAAGATTCTTTACGTATCAATGGtaacatttttaataattctttttttttttgttcgaaaattatatcttcttgtttttttttttttaaataatcaACCTCTTCTTTAAAAATTCGAACTAAATTACTAtacttttttaatatctttaagacattttttttatttaaatttttatcGTGTGAaaatttatgtttatatatatatattattatatatttattttattattttaaatatatatgaataatatgtgtataaataagtatataatatatatatatatatatatgtatgtatttcTTTATTGATAATTTGACATGTACAGCtaaattttcataatttattcataatttattcataatttgttcataatttatacataattgttcataaatttattagaaatatttatattataacatataaatagCTAACTATATAGCAAAATACATTAACATGTtcacaaatatatatattatatatatatatatatatatatatatatatatatattttttttatgtgcTAACAATTTGATTTATAAACGTACCACCTATCCCATATACtttatgtatatacaaGATATTtggaaaatataaaaaaaaaaaaataagtatgacaaataataaaataaatatatatataataatatatatatatataaacataaatttTCACACgataaaaatttaaataaaaaaaatgtcTTAAAGATATTTcaatatacataaaaattgtattacttataaatatatatattatatatatatatattttttttttatttaacCCTTTAGGgttgtatatatattttagatttaaaaaaaaaaaaaaaatacgtaagatttttatttatttattttaaaacaatcatttattcaaaagaagatataataaaaatatatatattatgacttatcacataaatattgaaaatatattatattatattatattatattatattatattttatttttttttttttttttgaaaaacaagaaatatttattattttccaGGGTATATTTTAACCcataaatatgttttacatggaaaaaaaaacaaaacaaaataaaattaaatattggaaaatacaacatatatatttatatataaaatagtatctttttacataaaaataaacaaaaaaaaaaagaaaagaaaaaaaaaaaagaggcaaagaaaaaaatgtataaaacataaacttaaaaaattatgagagagatatattataagaagaaaatccaaaataatgattattttatttcctaaatgtatatatattatataatatatatatatatgtaatatatttttatatgtataaatttatgtaattaattttttttttttttttttttttttttttttcaaaaaagtattatacattacttaaaaatatacataaacCGAAattgtaattttttttttatatgtgtgtatctcgaataatattatagatattttatttttatttaaattatatggTTCCTAAACGTATTCAGAGATGttcttaatatatatacatatgtatgaagcaatatatgtttatataaatattatatttataataaaaaaaagattttggaatattaaaatgtttcagaatatatattttgaaatattcaaagaaaaaaaattttttttttttgagtCATCCATGGTCGTATGAAATCATTATGtataagatatataaataaaaataaaaatatttatatatatatatatatatatatatgtatatatttcccattttttatatattccttttaaggtaaaatataaacaaagTGTAAATATTAGTAGTTGTaatgttatttatttaaataagtatcattatataatatatttaaggaaaagatttataaaaaaataataataataaaaataaaatgataaaaaaaaaaaattacttAGTTGGTACCTTTGATATTCTTTTTTGcaacataaatatttttataagagtttctttttaaataattaatcCAGTCTCTGAATCAACTGGTCCTAAAGAAAATGTTGAATGTAAATGGTTgatatgtgtatatatatttgtttttaatgATCCCccataattatttaaagtACATACTATCTTtcaaaaattttttttcgcattttttttttttttttttttttttttttgttctaCCTCTGgtatatttcttttttccTGGTTCCTCAAAATCGTCAGCACTAATTTGCGTGTATAtctttaataatattattaatataaaaatatataagattaaaagatatttataatataacataacAAAGGGGgtatacaaaaataaatattaacatattaaaaaatatatatatatatatatatatgttacCATTGAATTTTGTATTTCTCCTTCACAGGGCCAATCAATATCACAAAAGTTcagataataatttttttgattatttgaaatgtttttaaattttaaaacatttttacAAATTGAACTTTTATAGTTTATTGGTGCTTTacaataatttatttttttggaAGGTATCCATCCTAGTGGGCATGCGAGTGAGTAATTGCGTTTACAATCCTGTTTatctaaaaatatatatatatatatatatatatacatatttccttatatgtgtgtgtttatttatttataggTGAACATATGTACATATGAATTACCTTTAAATGGAAAATCCACATTACAAGCAAGAGAGTATGAATGTTTTTGATCAGAGTTCATATCTTTAAAAGAAACATCTTCTTTGCATTTTAAACttttcttataattttcaGGAGCTCGACAAAATCCATTCTCCATCATAGACCATCcactaaaaaaaaaaaaaatatatatatatatatattatgtacatatatcacatttgttataaatatataagttatttatgattatttcatttttagttttataaaataaattaagTCATATATATTTNNNNNNNNNNNNNNNNNNNNNNNNNNNNNNNNNNNNNNNNNNNNNNNNNNNNNNNNNNNNNNNNNNNNNNNNNNNNNNNNNNNNNNNNNNNNNNNNNNNNNNNNNNNNNNNNNNNNNNNNNNNNNNNNNNNNNNNNNNNNNNNNNNNNNNNNNNNNNNNNNNNNNNNNNNNNNNN is a window encoding:
- a CDS encoding CPW-WPC family protein (part of same gene as PGSY75_1338800A~gap found within coding sequence) yields the protein GWSMMENGFCRAPENYKKSLKCKEDVSFKDMNSDQKHSYSLACNVDFPFKDKQDCKRNYSLACPLGWIPSKKINYCKAPINYKSSICKNVLKFKNISNNQKNYYLNFCDIDWPCEGEIQNSMIYTQISADDFEEPGKKKYTRGPVDSETGLII